A stretch of DNA from Nitrosopumilus zosterae:
AATTCATCAATATTTGTTCCAAGAATTCGTGGAAATGGGTCGGTTTGTTTACTTTGACGTATATAATGATAACATAGTCCAACATAACTCGAATTGATTTTTTCTAGATTATTTGATTGCAAATTATCCCTATTATTTTATTCAAATGCTGTGTTGCTTAATATTTGTTGAAAATTGTTTTAGATGATTTGGAGTAGGATAATTTCATCTCAATATAGAAAGAATCAGAAATTTTCTTCCAAAAAATATTTTGGGGTAATTTTATAGTCATAGAAAAATACGTCATATATTATAAAAGACAGATAGTCATAGTTGAACAACAGGGATTTATTTTGTGCAGCTAGATAAATACAAATTAGTAAAACAATTGTAAGTTTGTTGTGTTTTTTGGATGTATTTAAATAATCTTTAGAAAATATTAACACAAATTGAAAACAAATTTCCGAAAAAATGAAAGCACACCATCACAATCTGAAGATAGCAATGAGGATTCAGGAAAAAAAGATCTCACTCAGAAAGAATTTGAAGAATATATTGCTAAATCAGGTGCCAAAGGCTCATTCATGGTTTATAGATCGACTAAAAAAGATGAAGAATTAGGGTTAGATGAATTATAATATCATTATAGGTAAAAATGTCTAGAAATTTGTCTTCATCAAAGGAATTACAAAAAAGTATAGAAGATATAATGAAGAAAAAACAATATGAAAATTTTAATGAGTGGGTTACAAATTTTGCATCAAATTTACCTGATATTTGGAATGAAAAATCCGCCAAAGAATTAAATTCATTAGCAAATCAAAGTGAAAAACATTCTGCAATAGTTATTGGACGAGGACCGTCAATCAACAAACATGAACATCTAAAATTGCTTGCTGCAAGTGACTATCAAGGTACAATAGTATGCTGTGACGGAAAATTAGCTGATGCACTAAATGCAGGAGTCACTCCAGATAAATTTCCAAAATATTTTGTTGCAACAATTGATCCCTATCCCACCATCAAAAAACATTATGAACATGAAATTATCGATTCATATGGTTCTAAAATTAAAGGAATTTTTACGATCATTACAAATCCTAATGTAGTTGAACGTGCACGACAATCTGGGATACAAATACATTGGATTCATTCTCTTTTTGATTATAACGAAGGCATAAAATCATTCAATAATTTGTCTG
This window harbors:
- a CDS encoding 6-hydroxymethylpterin diphosphokinase MptE-like protein; its protein translation is MSRNLSSSKELQKSIEDIMKKKQYENFNEWVTNFASNLPDIWNEKSAKELNSLANQSEKHSAIVIGRGPSINKHEHLKLLAASDYQGTIVCCDGKLADALNAGVTPDKFPKYFVATIDPYPTIKKHYEHEIIDSYGSKIKGIFTIITNPNVVERARQSGIQIHWIHSLFDYNEGIKSFNNLSALMIRAKNNLHGLPGIQTGGNVGTASWFIAWQILKCTTVALIGINHGWEEEDSWETIIYHNNKDEISKGVDRNSPSFNRLFKKIYNPDFNCNCILDPLFQFYSEALKEFIARSPEWVTTINATEGGSIFGERILSMKFSNFLEKYNS